From the genome of Pseudomonas sp. FP453:
GTGAACTTGCTCACACCGAGGGTCTGGCCCAGTTCGCGCACGGACGGCAACTTGCTGCCCGGCGCCCACTCGCCCGTCTCGATGGCCTGGCTGAACGCCTCGACGATCTGTTGCACCTTGGGTGTGCCTGGCACAAAGGCGATGGTGGAGACGAACATGGGGCTTCCTTATCTTTGCCGGTGATTTTACCGGTGAAGTTCGGGCGGATTAGGCCGCACTTTACCTGCCTCGTGCAAGGCCACTTGCCTAGACTGCGAGCCTTCTCCTTCAAGGTCCACGGCCATGACCAGCGCATTGACGCTCTCTTCGTTTCTCTACTTCCTACTGTTTTGCGCGACCCTGACCTTCAGCCCCGGCCCCATGACCATGCTGCTGTTGAGCCTGGGCCTGAAAGACGGCCTGCGCCGATCGATCCCCGCCCAGATCGGCGCCAGTGTGTCGTACCTGATTTCCATCCTGATCTTTGCCGTGGGTTTTTCGGAGTTGATCAAGGGCAATATCGCGATTACCCAAGGTATTCAGCTGGTGGGCGTGGCCTACATCCTTTACCTGGCCTACAAGCAGTGGACCAGCAGCGGCGTGCCGCTCGACAAGGCCGGCGCCGTGGAGGGCGCGCGCAGCCTGTTCAGCAAGGGCTTGCTGACGGGGTTTTCCAACCCCAAGGCGATCATCATGTTCAGCGCCGTGTTCCCACAGTTTGCCGGGGGAGGGGAGCACAACTCGGCGTCGGACATCGCCATCCTGGGCCTGACCTTCCTGGTGTTGCAGTTCGCCAGCGGCTGCCTGTACTGCTATTTCGGCCAGCGCATCAAGCATGTCCTGGAAAACCCCGCGCGGCGCGTGCTGCTGCAACGGGTCACGGCGGTGCTGCTGCTGGGGGTTGCCTTGATGCTGGCGCGGGGCTTTTCCTACTGAGGGCACTGAGCTTATGAGCGGTAGTGGCGATTTGCCGTTGCCCTGATAGACTCCGAGCACACCCTCAGGATCGCACCCCACCATGGCAGCCGTCGGAGGAAAGGGACTTCCGCTTGCTTCGCGCATGTACAAATCCCGCACCCTGGGGCTGACACTCGGCTTTGTGTGCGTGGCGTTTGCGATGTACCCGCTGGACCCGCACCCCTGGGTGTGGGCGCTGATGCTGACCAACGCCTTCATCTGGCCGCACATGGCCTTCCTGATCTCGCGCCGCTCCGAGCACGCACTGCGCAGCGAGCGGCGCAACTTGCTGATCGACTCCTTCTGCGGCGGCTTCTGGGTCGGCGCCATGCACTTCAACCCGCTGCCCGGCGTGACCACCCTGTCGATGATGACCATGAACAACGTCGCCATCGGCGGGCTGCGCTTCATGCTCACCGGTTGGCTCGCCCAGGGCCTGGGCATCGGCACTGCGCTGCTGGTATTTACTCCGGCGTTTGTTGGCGTGACCACCCAGGCGCAACTCTACGCCTGCTTGCCGATCCTGATGGTGTACCCCCTGGCCCTCGGCTGGATCTGCTACCGCCAGGCGGTCACCCTGGCCTCGCATAAACGCGAACTGCTGGCCCTGAGCCGCACCGACAGCCTGTCCGGCCTGCTCAACCACGGCGCCTGGAAAGACCAACTGGAACTCGAATTCCAACGCTGCCGCCGTGGCCAGACCGGCGCGGCCATCGCCCTGATCGATATCGACCACTTCAAGACGATCAACGACACCTATGGCCACGTCACCGG
Proteins encoded in this window:
- a CDS encoding diguanylate cyclase, which translates into the protein MAAVGGKGLPLASRMYKSRTLGLTLGFVCVAFAMYPLDPHPWVWALMLTNAFIWPHMAFLISRRSEHALRSERRNLLIDSFCGGFWVGAMHFNPLPGVTTLSMMTMNNVAIGGLRFMLTGWLAQGLGIGTALLVFTPAFVGVTTQAQLYACLPILMVYPLALGWICYRQAVTLASHKRELLALSRTDSLSGLLNHGAWKDQLELEFQRCRRGQTGAAIALIDIDHFKTINDTYGHVTGDIVLRRLSKVLRQNLRATDLAGRYGGDEFCVILPDMPLNRATEVMDALRDRFNALAYAQDPTLRASLSIGLAPYQLGHVDSTSWLNDADLALYEAKSGGRNRVSSVQVGWLRSV
- a CDS encoding LysE family translocator, yielding MTSALTLSSFLYFLLFCATLTFSPGPMTMLLLSLGLKDGLRRSIPAQIGASVSYLISILIFAVGFSELIKGNIAITQGIQLVGVAYILYLAYKQWTSSGVPLDKAGAVEGARSLFSKGLLTGFSNPKAIIMFSAVFPQFAGGGEHNSASDIAILGLTFLVLQFASGCLYCYFGQRIKHVLENPARRVLLQRVTAVLLLGVALMLARGFSY